The following proteins are co-located in the Desulfoscipio sp. XC116 genome:
- a CDS encoding phenylacetate--CoA ligase: MIMYWNREYETMSRDELAELQLKRLRASVARTYQNVPFYRQSFAKKGVTPDDLRSLDDLRKLPFTIKHDLRDNYPFGLFAVPREEVVRLHASSGTTGKPIVVGYTQNDIHTWSDLIARALVMAGGTKSDVVQVGYGYGLFTGGLGAHYGAERLGATVVPASGGNTGRQLMLMQDFGTTMLACTPSYALYLAEEGANRGIDFTKLPLKAGVFGAEPWSERMRQQLEQKLDIIALDIYGLSEVMGPGVAMECQAQQGMHIFEDHFIAEVIDPETEEPLPYGKPGELVITSLTKEAFPVIRYRTRDITVLNPEPCPCGRTHVRMQRVTGRTDDMLIIRGVNVFPSQIESVLLEFGETEPHYLLVVDRKGTMDDLEIWVELSSEMFNDKVRQLENLERRLYSRINSVLGISARIKLVEPRTIPRSEGKAKRVVDKREI, from the coding sequence ATGATCATGTACTGGAACCGCGAATACGAAACCATGTCCCGCGATGAATTGGCTGAATTACAGCTAAAAAGACTGCGGGCCTCCGTGGCAAGAACCTACCAAAATGTGCCGTTTTACAGGCAATCTTTTGCGAAAAAAGGTGTGACGCCTGATGACTTGCGCTCTCTGGATGACCTGCGCAAACTGCCTTTTACCATAAAGCATGATTTGCGGGACAATTATCCGTTTGGCCTTTTTGCCGTACCTCGGGAAGAAGTGGTGCGGCTGCACGCTTCATCCGGCACAACCGGTAAGCCGATCGTCGTGGGCTATACCCAAAATGATATACATACCTGGTCGGACCTAATAGCCAGAGCGCTGGTTATGGCCGGAGGCACTAAAAGTGATGTAGTGCAAGTTGGCTATGGATACGGACTCTTTACCGGGGGATTGGGAGCCCATTACGGCGCCGAACGGCTGGGAGCCACGGTGGTTCCCGCCTCAGGCGGCAACACCGGCAGGCAGCTCATGTTAATGCAGGATTTCGGCACTACCATGTTGGCCTGTACGCCTTCTTACGCCTTATATCTTGCTGAAGAGGGCGCGAACCGGGGGATTGACTTTACCAAGCTTCCTTTAAAGGCGGGGGTTTTTGGGGCTGAACCGTGGTCGGAACGCATGAGGCAGCAGCTGGAGCAAAAGCTTGATATTATTGCGCTGGATATTTACGGGCTCAGTGAAGTAATGGGGCCCGGGGTAGCCATGGAATGTCAAGCCCAACAAGGTATGCACATTTTTGAAGATCATTTCATTGCCGAGGTGATTGACCCTGAAACTGAGGAACCTCTTCCCTATGGTAAGCCGGGTGAACTGGTGATCACATCATTAACCAAGGAAGCCTTCCCGGTGATTCGCTACCGAACCAGGGACATAACGGTCCTTAATCCGGAACCCTGCCCGTGCGGGCGCACCCATGTGCGTATGCAGCGGGTAACCGGCCGTACCGATGATATGTTAATTATCAGGGGAGTCAATGTATTCCCGTCCCAAATTGAAAGCGTGCTGTTGGAATTTGGCGAAACCGAGCCTCATTATCTGCTGGTGGTGGACCGGAAAGGCACCATGGATGACCTGGAGATCTGGGTGGAGCTGTCATCCGAGATGTTTAACGATAAGGTGCGCCAGCTGGAAAACTTGGAGCGCAGGCTTTACTCGCGAATTAACAGCGTGCTGGGTATTTCCGCGCGTATCAAGCTGGTGGAACCGCGGACTATTCCGCGCAGCGAAGGCAAAGCCAAGCGGGTCGTAGATAAGCGGGAGATTTAG
- a CDS encoding ABC transporter ATP-binding protein, with product MLKIKGLNVYHGHVQAVRDLSLHVEKGELLAIIGVNGAGKSTLLETLAGLHRPAGGDIYLKGKSIAGKPPEYIVRRGISLVPERREIFHSLTVLDNLMLGAYHRYRSDKKAIAGDIGEILELFPALAGRERDYAGGLSGGLQQMLAIGRGLMARPELLLLDEPSIGLAPLVVREIMASLTRLKDAGVTIILVEQNTQYAVKMADHVLVMERGRITLSGSSEEIMSDSQVQQAYLGRSIRKQGDGSLASLCV from the coding sequence TTGCTTAAAATAAAGGGGCTGAATGTATATCACGGTCACGTGCAAGCGGTTCGGGATCTTTCCCTGCATGTGGAAAAGGGTGAACTGCTGGCCATTATCGGTGTTAACGGAGCCGGTAAAAGCACACTGCTGGAAACGCTGGCGGGTTTGCACAGGCCTGCCGGGGGAGATATATACCTAAAAGGAAAATCCATTGCCGGAAAGCCGCCCGAATATATCGTCAGGCGGGGCATCAGCCTGGTGCCTGAGCGGAGGGAAATTTTCCATTCCCTGACCGTGCTGGATAATCTGATGCTGGGCGCTTATCACCGGTACCGCAGTGATAAAAAAGCAATTGCCGGTGATATTGGCGAGATACTGGAGCTCTTTCCGGCGCTTGCAGGCCGGGAACGAGATTACGCGGGAGGGTTAAGCGGTGGCCTGCAGCAAATGCTTGCTATAGGCAGGGGCCTGATGGCCCGCCCCGAACTATTGCTCCTGGATGAACCATCCATCGGCCTGGCGCCCCTGGTGGTGCGTGAAATAATGGCTTCCCTGACCCGGCTCAAAGATGCCGGTGTCACTATTATCCTGGTGGAACAAAATACGCAATACGCGGTAAAAATGGCTGACCATGTTCTGGTTATGGAACGGGGCCGGATTACCCTCAGCGGCAGTTCGGAGGAGATAATGTCCGACTCGCAGGTGCAACAGGCTTACCTCGGCCGCTCTATAAGGAAGCAGGGGGACGGTTCTCTTGCCTCCCTCTGCGTTTGA
- a CDS encoding ABC transporter ATP-binding protein, whose product MLLNVSGITKSFGGITAAVNVGFGVSEGSISALIGPNGAGKTTIFNLITGTLKPEKGAISLDGKHLVGLKPYQIAEAGVTRTFQNLQLFGDMTVLENVITGAYLKGGTGFIKSLFCRPGKSREDRMIKDEATNLLEEVGLGEAAGLSAATLPFGQQRLLEIARALASGPRLLLLDEPAAGLNSAETKVLAAYLKRLREKGLTMMLIEHDMDTVMEVADHVVVLNFGEVIAEGTPHEIQANPEVIKAYLGEDDRVA is encoded by the coding sequence TTGCTTTTAAACGTAAGCGGTATAACAAAATCTTTCGGCGGTATTACCGCGGCTGTGAATGTTGGGTTTGGGGTAAGCGAGGGAAGTATTTCTGCCTTGATCGGTCCGAACGGCGCAGGCAAGACTACTATTTTCAACCTGATTACCGGTACGCTAAAGCCTGAAAAGGGCGCCATCAGTTTAGACGGTAAACATTTGGTGGGCCTCAAACCATACCAAATTGCTGAAGCCGGCGTGACCAGGACATTTCAAAATCTGCAGTTGTTCGGTGATATGACCGTGCTGGAAAATGTGATTACCGGCGCTTATTTAAAAGGTGGAACGGGCTTTATTAAATCTTTATTCTGCCGGCCCGGCAAAAGCAGAGAGGACCGGATGATTAAAGATGAAGCTACTAATCTGCTGGAGGAAGTCGGACTTGGGGAGGCCGCCGGTTTATCCGCGGCGACGCTGCCTTTCGGGCAGCAAAGGCTTTTGGAAATAGCCAGGGCGCTGGCTTCCGGTCCCCGCCTGCTATTGCTTGATGAACCGGCGGCCGGGCTAAACAGCGCGGAAACCAAAGTGCTGGCGGCCTATTTAAAGAGGCTCCGGGAAAAAGGCCTGACTATGATGCTTATAGAGCACGACATGGATACGGTTATGGAAGTGGCCGACCATGTTGTGGTATTGAATTTTGGTGAAGTAATTGCGGAAGGGACGCCACATGAGATTCAGGCCAACCCGGAAGTAATTAAAGCTTATCTCGGGGAGGATGATCGGGTTGCTTAA
- a CDS encoding branched-chain amino acid ABC transporter permease: MRDKSKKYFWPVAALLFLTVPLFIESNYILSTLIIIGIYAILVQGLGILMGYAGQVSFGHAAFFGLGAYTAAILTTRFNWYTIPALVAAALLPGIVAAIIGRPTLKLRELYLAMATLGFGILVHIAFNEGGELTGGPSGLSGIPYFSLGGLTFDSDVKFFYLVWTTLFLLLIGVSNLVRSRVGRALRAISESEHAAENAGIDTAGLKLQSFIFSALLAGLAGGLYAFYITFISPSPFSFHASVQFVLMAVVGGLGTLIGPLLGAALVVTLGEVLRWAIPLAIPGAGGEYQIIFFGLILVILMVFQPGGLGALGKLLASSKKLPDRGAGAKVSEG; encoded by the coding sequence ATGCGGGATAAAAGTAAAAAATATTTCTGGCCGGTGGCCGCACTGCTTTTTTTAACCGTTCCTTTGTTCATTGAAAGCAATTACATTCTCAGCACTCTTATTATCATTGGCATTTACGCCATTCTCGTACAGGGACTGGGCATTTTAATGGGCTATGCCGGGCAGGTATCCTTCGGCCACGCCGCCTTTTTCGGCTTGGGGGCTTACACGGCAGCCATCCTGACCACACGCTTTAATTGGTATACAATTCCGGCTCTGGTGGCTGCGGCGTTATTGCCGGGTATAGTTGCCGCCATAATCGGGCGGCCAACACTTAAACTGCGTGAACTGTATCTTGCCATGGCCACCCTTGGCTTTGGTATACTGGTACATATAGCTTTTAACGAGGGCGGGGAGTTAACCGGTGGCCCGTCCGGATTGTCCGGGATTCCCTACTTTTCTTTGGGAGGATTGACCTTTGACAGTGACGTTAAGTTCTTTTATCTGGTTTGGACTACTTTATTTCTGCTTTTAATCGGCGTAAGCAACCTGGTGCGCTCGCGGGTGGGCAGAGCGCTGCGCGCGATAAGTGAAAGTGAACATGCCGCGGAGAATGCCGGTATAGACACGGCCGGGCTAAAACTGCAATCCTTTATATTCAGTGCCCTGCTGGCCGGTTTGGCCGGTGGACTTTACGCGTTTTATATAACTTTTATCAGTCCGTCGCCTTTTAGCTTTCATGCTTCGGTGCAGTTTGTACTGATGGCTGTCGTGGGCGGGCTGGGTACTCTCATTGGACCTTTGCTCGGGGCGGCGTTGGTGGTCACTCTGGGCGAGGTGCTGCGCTGGGCGATCCCATTGGCAATTCCCGGGGCGGGCGGGGAATATCAAATTATCTTTTTTGGCTTGATATTGGTCATATTGATGGTCTTTCAGCCCGGGGGGCTTGGCGCGTTGGGCAAATTGCTTGCATCTTCAAAAAAACTGCCCGACAGGGGCGCCGGTGCGAAGGTATCGGAGGGTTAG
- a CDS encoding branched-chain amino acid ABC transporter permease yields the protein MSDQLLQLLFTGLTLGSIYALIALALVTTFNLTGVLNLAQGEFVAIGALLAISIYSSGMPMPAAFAITVLLVAVLGGVLERSAIHTARRASGLTLIIITIGLAISLRGLALLAWGTETYSLPAFSGGGPLFIQGAAITPQSLWVFGLVAVTLAGLYAFFELTYWGKAVKASMINRTAARLVGINPNTVSFLAFVTSGALGAAAGIFIAPITMTTYDMGFMLGVKGFVAAIIGGLGNVGGAVLGGLLLGVLESYSAGLISSGSKDAITIIILLAVLLIKPEGIIGSFRQRKI from the coding sequence ATGTCGGATCAGCTCCTGCAGCTTTTGTTCACCGGGCTCACTCTGGGAAGCATATATGCTTTAATTGCTCTGGCGCTGGTAACCACCTTTAATCTAACCGGTGTTTTAAACCTGGCCCAGGGTGAGTTTGTAGCCATCGGAGCTTTGCTGGCTATCAGTATATATTCATCCGGAATGCCTATGCCGGCTGCTTTTGCCATAACGGTGCTGCTGGTGGCTGTGCTGGGGGGGGTGCTTGAACGGTCGGCCATCCACACGGCGCGCCGGGCGTCGGGGCTTACCTTGATTATTATTACCATTGGGTTGGCCATTTCTCTGCGCGGCCTGGCACTTTTAGCCTGGGGTACCGAGACATATTCATTGCCCGCCTTTTCCGGGGGCGGTCCCCTGTTTATTCAGGGGGCTGCCATAACTCCCCAGAGCTTGTGGGTTTTCGGGCTTGTCGCGGTAACCCTGGCCGGTTTGTACGCCTTTTTTGAGCTTACCTACTGGGGTAAAGCAGTCAAGGCATCTATGATCAACCGCACGGCGGCCCGGCTGGTGGGTATCAATCCCAATACCGTATCTTTCCTGGCCTTCGTAACCAGCGGGGCACTGGGCGCGGCGGCGGGAATATTCATCGCGCCAATTACTATGACTACCTATGATATGGGTTTTATGCTCGGAGTAAAGGGGTTCGTGGCCGCGATTATCGGAGGCTTGGGTAATGTCGGCGGCGCTGTGCTGGGGGGGCTGCTGCTTGGCGTTTTAGAATCCTACAGTGCCGGGCTGATTTCCTCCGGCTCCAAGGATGCCATCACCATAATCATTTTGCTGGCTGTTCTATTAATTAAGCCCGAGGGCATCATTGGTTCTTTCAGGCAGCGCAAAATTTAA
- a CDS encoding ABC transporter substrate-binding protein — protein MKKTINLKSFNIVLAAVLVLGILTSGCASDKDSAGQQGADGKEAYKIGAVLEVSGNSSSLGVPERDTLQMLVDNLNAAGGIDGHPVDLTILDCKSDETEAVLAVKTLIEKDVLAVLGCASSGPSMAMINTVQKEKVPMISMAAASSIVEPVSDRHWVFKTAQSDIVTVSNIISYLQEKGLTKVAFLYMNNAYGDGGKKAFTAAAEENNIEVVVEEKFEASDKDMTPQLTRVKASRAQATVVWAIPPSASILTKNYRDLGIAAPLIHSHGVGNQKFIELAGSAADGVILPIGKLTVARQIPDSDPQKTVLQGYIDDFTGKYNNMPDSFGGYAWDAFYLLVNAIEKAGPDRAAVRDALEHTQGFIGISGVFNISPGDHNGLDKESMVMVQVEDGRWKLLD, from the coding sequence TTGAAAAAAACTATAAACTTAAAAAGCTTTAATATAGTGCTGGCTGCAGTTCTAGTTCTAGGTATATTGACGAGCGGGTGTGCTTCCGATAAAGATTCCGCAGGTCAGCAAGGCGCGGATGGGAAAGAGGCTTATAAAATAGGGGCTGTTCTTGAAGTCAGCGGTAATTCTTCATCACTCGGTGTGCCGGAGCGGGATACTTTACAGATGCTGGTTGATAATTTAAACGCCGCTGGCGGTATTGACGGTCATCCGGTGGACTTAACTATTCTGGACTGCAAAAGCGACGAAACCGAGGCGGTGCTGGCAGTTAAAACTTTAATTGAGAAAGATGTTCTGGCTGTACTAGGCTGTGCATCCAGCGGTCCGTCAATGGCCATGATAAATACGGTGCAAAAAGAAAAAGTGCCCATGATATCAATGGCGGCGGCCAGCAGTATAGTTGAACCGGTTTCCGATCGTCACTGGGTTTTTAAAACCGCCCAGAGTGATATAGTAACGGTCAGCAATATTATTAGTTATCTGCAGGAAAAAGGTTTAACCAAAGTGGCTTTCCTATATATGAACAATGCCTACGGTGACGGGGGCAAAAAGGCATTCACCGCGGCGGCCGAAGAAAACAACATCGAAGTTGTGGTTGAAGAAAAGTTCGAGGCCAGTGATAAAGACATGACTCCGCAGTTAACCAGGGTCAAGGCCAGCCGGGCGCAGGCCACGGTGGTCTGGGCCATTCCGCCTTCGGCTTCGATACTAACTAAAAATTACAGGGATTTGGGAATTGCCGCTCCGCTTATACACAGTCACGGCGTGGGCAACCAAAAATTCATTGAGCTGGCCGGGAGTGCGGCCGACGGGGTAATCCTGCCCATTGGCAAGTTGACCGTGGCGCGGCAAATCCCGGACAGCGATCCGCAAAAAACGGTGCTCCAAGGCTATATAGATGATTTTACCGGTAAGTATAATAATATGCCTGATTCCTTCGGAGGCTACGCCTGGGATGCCTTTTATCTGCTGGTTAACGCTATTGAAAAAGCCGGCCCCGACCGCGCGGCCGTTCGGGATGCGCTTGAGCACACGCAGGGATTTATCGGTATATCGGGTGTCTTTAATATATCTCCCGGGGACCATAACGGCCTGGATAAAGAATCCATGGTCATGGTGCAAGTTGAAGACGGCCGGTGGAAGCTATTGGACTAA
- a CDS encoding heavy metal translocating P-type ATPase, producing MIGRYAGVNKYRELLQMKEFYMVLSGSLLIITGYWLGEGDYPVPADILSLLALAVLGGPIIAGALKGLLKRELNVDELVSLAMMASVLIGEYLSAAAVALVMVLGSLMEEFTAQKARSAIDALIRLNPEQATVIRDDAEVLVPVREIRLGDMAIIRPGEKIPVDGRVIRGSASINQASLTGESLPVDKLTGDDVYAGSVSYSGMIVVEVSKVGGETTLGKLIQLVRDAESQKAPALRVTDHYAKYFTPFIIAISFAVYFFTGDLHRAITVLIVGCPCAFIMSAPTAIVAALGNASKNGMLVKGGVFLEELAGVDAVVFDKTGTLTAGNMAISGIKPLNGVAEDYVLSVAAAAEKYSEHPLARAVLKAVEQRGLVAAEPKSFNNIPGLGVEAVVDGKKVVVGSLRSEQKSAEGVLNAANINPGVKTLVVTENNSVIGEIYIIDSIRPGVKGLIKALRESGLKKIQMLTGDGVEVAAHVAGACGIEEYRAELLPEQKLKHIKELQKSGYKVAMVGDGINDAPSLAAADIGIAMGVMGTDVAMEAADVALMGDNLDRLPYLLRLACSTMKTINYNIAFAVLFNLLALLASGAGLLTPVMGAVAHNIGSILVVLNSARLIKFQTGKRDIAAPGVMVKPWQHSRG from the coding sequence ATGATCGGCAGATATGCTGGTGTTAATAAATACCGCGAATTACTGCAAATGAAAGAGTTTTATATGGTGCTGTCGGGCAGTTTGCTTATTATAACCGGTTATTGGCTTGGTGAAGGGGATTATCCGGTTCCGGCCGATATATTATCGCTGCTGGCCTTGGCGGTTCTGGGGGGGCCGATTATTGCAGGGGCGCTTAAAGGGCTGCTGAAAAGAGAGCTTAATGTTGATGAATTGGTCAGTCTGGCTATGATGGCCTCGGTGTTGATTGGGGAGTATTTGTCTGCGGCGGCGGTGGCCCTGGTTATGGTTTTGGGCTCATTAATGGAAGAGTTTACGGCTCAAAAAGCACGTTCCGCCATTGATGCTTTGATTCGGCTAAATCCCGAGCAAGCCACTGTAATTCGGGACGATGCCGAGGTTTTGGTGCCGGTGCGGGAAATTCGGTTGGGAGATATGGCGATAATTCGCCCGGGGGAAAAAATACCTGTTGACGGCAGGGTCATCCGCGGCAGTGCGTCTATTAATCAGGCTTCCCTAACCGGGGAGTCTTTGCCCGTGGATAAGTTAACGGGGGATGATGTTTATGCGGGATCTGTCAGCTATTCCGGAATGATAGTGGTGGAAGTAAGCAAGGTAGGCGGGGAGACGACCCTGGGGAAACTGATTCAGTTGGTCCGGGATGCTGAAAGTCAAAAAGCGCCTGCCCTGCGGGTTACGGATCATTACGCTAAATACTTTACCCCCTTTATTATAGCTATTAGTTTTGCTGTTTATTTTTTTACCGGGGATTTGCACCGGGCTATTACAGTGCTTATCGTAGGCTGCCCCTGCGCCTTCATTATGTCGGCCCCCACGGCTATCGTAGCGGCATTGGGCAATGCTTCCAAAAACGGTATGCTGGTTAAAGGAGGCGTATTTTTAGAGGAACTTGCCGGGGTTGATGCCGTTGTTTTTGATAAGACCGGCACCTTAACCGCCGGGAACATGGCGATTAGCGGTATTAAACCTTTAAACGGGGTTGCGGAGGATTATGTTCTCTCCGTGGCGGCTGCGGCGGAAAAATATTCGGAACATCCTCTGGCCCGGGCCGTACTGAAGGCTGTAGAGCAAAGAGGGCTTGTTGCGGCTGAGCCGAAATCATTTAATAACATTCCCGGCTTGGGTGTGGAAGCAGTGGTTGACGGTAAAAAAGTCGTTGTGGGTTCTTTAAGGTCCGAACAGAAGTCGGCGGAAGGGGTTTTAAATGCAGCAAATATTAACCCGGGGGTTAAAACTCTTGTGGTAACGGAGAACAATTCAGTGATCGGGGAAATATATATTATAGACAGTATACGCCCCGGGGTCAAAGGGCTAATTAAAGCTTTGCGGGAATCCGGCCTTAAGAAAATCCAAATGCTGACCGGTGACGGTGTTGAAGTGGCGGCTCATGTCGCCGGGGCATGCGGAATAGAGGAGTACCGGGCCGAGCTTTTGCCCGAGCAAAAGCTTAAGCATATTAAAGAGCTTCAGAAATCCGGCTATAAGGTAGCTATGGTTGGTGACGGTATCAACGACGCCCCGTCTTTGGCCGCTGCGGATATTGGCATAGCCATGGGTGTCATGGGGACGGATGTGGCTATGGAAGCGGCGGATGTCGCTTTGATGGGGGATAATCTGGACAGGCTGCCGTATCTTTTGCGGTTGGCCTGTTCCACTATGAAAACTATTAATTATAATATTGCTTTTGCCGTATTATTTAACTTACTTGCTCTGCTGGCCTCAGGAGCCGGTTTATTAACTCCGGTAATGGGGGCGGTCGCTCATAATATCGGGTCGATACTGGTAGTGTTAAACTCGGCCCGGCTGATAAAGTTTCAAACAGGGAAACGGGATATAGCCGCACCGGGAGTGATGGTAAAACCTTGGCAGCACAGCAGAGGATAA
- a CDS encoding MarR family transcriptional regulator has protein sequence MKFVEEITDELLYFFNGFTSWESSVIRSSDLSVSEAHAIEVLGQYGQMNMKSLAQKLGVTTGTTTVTVDRLEKKDYARRELSSEDRRVNLIVLTDKGMQAFKEHHQYHLCLTEQMLSPLSDAEIEQMLNILKKINAETF, from the coding sequence ATGAAATTTGTTGAAGAAATAACCGATGAACTGTTGTATTTTTTTAACGGCTTTACTTCCTGGGAGAGTTCGGTAATACGCAGCAGCGACCTGTCGGTTTCCGAGGCCCACGCTATTGAAGTGCTGGGGCAGTACGGGCAAATGAACATGAAGAGTCTGGCTCAAAAATTGGGTGTAACCACTGGAACCACCACGGTAACGGTGGACAGGCTGGAGAAAAAGGACTATGCCAGGCGGGAATTAAGCAGTGAGGACAGGCGGGTGAACCTAATTGTTTTGACGGACAAGGGTATGCAAGCATTTAAGGAACATCACCAATACCATCTTTGCTTGACTGAACAAATGCTTTCCCCTCTTTCCGATGCTGAAATCGAACAAATGCTTAATATTCTCAAAAAAATTAATGCCGAAACTTTTTGA
- a CDS encoding sigma-70 family RNA polymerase sigma factor, translating to MLVNSSWQKVDEWMRLYGDKIIRVVYLIVNDYHVAEEITQEVFVRVFNSVNSFRGDSSAYTWLYRIALNLSRNHLSRKAKISFRPLKIEEKEDGLTESPEEKVVRKDMHKKIRSSIMQLPLIYREVIILHYFEELKVPEIARVLRQPEGTVKSKLSRGRKALENTLRKEVFADGR from the coding sequence ATGTTGGTAAACTCCAGCTGGCAAAAAGTCGATGAGTGGATGAGGCTTTACGGAGACAAGATCATCCGGGTAGTCTATCTGATCGTAAACGACTATCATGTTGCTGAAGAGATTACACAGGAAGTTTTCGTCAGAGTTTTCAATAGCGTTAACTCCTTCCGAGGTGATTCTTCCGCCTATACTTGGCTTTATAGAATTGCCCTTAATTTGAGCAGAAATCATTTAAGCCGTAAAGCAAAGATTAGTTTCAGACCCTTAAAAATTGAAGAGAAAGAAGATGGGTTAACGGAATCCCCGGAGGAAAAAGTGGTCAGGAAGGATATGCATAAAAAGATACGGTCTTCTATTATGCAATTGCCCCTGATCTACCGGGAAGTGATCATTCTGCATTATTTCGAAGAACTAAAGGTCCCTGAGATCGCCCGGGTTTTGCGACAGCCGGAAGGAACTGTGAAAAGCAAACTCTCCAGGGGAAGAAAAGCTTTGGAGAATACCCTGCGTAAGGAGGTTTTCGCGGATGGAAGATAA